In a single window of the Candidatus Zixiibacteriota bacterium genome:
- a CDS encoding 4Fe-4S dicluster domain-containing protein: MNRSRTLDKYRKQSSAFVASLVDLQRLVDIFREQNFSVLGPTVIDHAVCYDKIESIDQLPSGWRESQDGGRYRLIQEGDGALFAHTMGPQSWKRFLFPANQDTVCARQESCGIALSSTSIEPAPSQVFLGVRACEIAALKILDKVLLEGPFVDSVYRERRRNSFIVAVNCTRAGDTCFCASMNTGPYLTDGFDLGLTELLEANQHLFIIEAGTERGHEVVEGMGLPLATDEQRRTAKSAVDDAATSMGRVVDTENLPAALKTCLGDYHWEEIANRCLTCGNCTLVCPTCFCSNYEDSSDLVGAAASRTRRWDSCFSVDFSYIHGGSTRATAMSRYRQWMMHKLAYWPEQFGSYGCVGCGRCITWCPVGIDITEEITVFRKRVTR, translated from the coding sequence GTGAATAGAAGCAGGACGCTCGACAAATACCGGAAGCAGTCAAGTGCGTTTGTTGCTTCCCTCGTTGATCTTCAGCGGTTGGTTGACATCTTCCGCGAACAGAACTTCTCTGTGCTCGGTCCCACCGTCATCGATCATGCAGTATGTTATGACAAGATTGAATCGATCGATCAACTGCCGTCAGGTTGGCGCGAATCTCAGGATGGCGGAAGATATCGTTTGATACAAGAGGGTGACGGTGCGCTGTTCGCGCACACGATGGGACCACAGTCGTGGAAGCGCTTTCTCTTTCCTGCGAACCAGGACACAGTCTGTGCCAGACAAGAATCATGCGGCATTGCTCTGTCGTCAACCAGCATTGAGCCTGCACCGAGTCAGGTATTTCTGGGAGTAAGAGCATGTGAAATAGCTGCGTTGAAGATTCTCGACAAAGTATTACTCGAAGGCCCATTTGTGGACTCTGTGTACCGCGAACGGCGCCGGAATTCGTTTATCGTTGCGGTCAACTGTACCCGCGCCGGGGACACCTGCTTTTGCGCTTCAATGAATACCGGACCGTATCTGACCGATGGGTTTGACTTGGGGTTGACCGAGCTGTTGGAGGCGAATCAACATTTGTTTATTATCGAGGCCGGTACAGAGCGAGGACACGAAGTTGTGGAAGGGATGGGGCTGCCATTGGCAACGGACGAGCAGCGGAGGACTGCGAAGAGTGCAGTAGATGATGCGGCGACATCGATGGGTCGCGTGGTTGACACAGAGAATCTGCCGGCAGCTCTGAAGACTTGTCTGGGTGACTACCACTGGGAGGAAATCGCCAATCGGTGTCTCACGTGCGGCAACTGCACACTCGTATGTCCGACTTGCTTCTGCTCCAATTACGAGGACTCCTCCGACTTAGTCGGCGCTGCGGCAAGTCGTACGCGCCGCTGGGATTCCTGTTTCTCTGTTGACTTTTCATACATTCACGGCGGCAGCACTCGGGCCACCGCAATGTCCCGGTACCGACAGTGGATGATGCACAAGCTGGCCTATTGGCCGGAGCAATTCGGATCTTATGGCTGTGTAGGGTGCGGTCGCTGCATTACCTGGTGCCCCGTGGGTATCGATATAACAGAGGAAATCACTGTATTTCGTAAAAGAGTCACGAGGTAA
- a CDS encoding oxidoreductase, producing the protein MNWATCLCRGKYSVTSSKKAKLAVWKFASCDGCQLSILDCEEQLLDIAGAVQIANFAEATRAVIKGPYDISLVEGSITTPHDAERIHKIRRNSKYLIVIGACATAGGIQSLRNFADVREYTSLIYAHPEYIESLGKSTPIADHVYVDFELRGCPINKYQLLEVLSAKLAGRKPCIPTYSVCVECKRKGNVCVMVALGVPCLGPVTQAGCGALCPSYQRGCFACFGPKETPNAESLASKLEKSGQTRQEIVRAFRGFNAFAESFRKQSEAYER; encoded by the coding sequence ATGAATTGGGCAACCTGCTTATGCAGAGGGAAGTATAGCGTGACATCAAGCAAGAAAGCAAAACTGGCGGTGTGGAAGTTTGCATCGTGCGACGGTTGTCAGTTGTCGATTCTCGATTGTGAGGAGCAGCTATTGGATATTGCCGGGGCCGTGCAGATTGCGAATTTCGCTGAGGCGACAAGAGCCGTCATCAAAGGTCCCTATGATATATCACTGGTGGAAGGGTCGATCACGACCCCGCACGACGCTGAACGAATACACAAGATCAGACGCAACTCCAAATATTTGATCGTTATCGGTGCTTGCGCAACGGCAGGCGGAATCCAGTCGCTGAGGAATTTCGCAGACGTGCGCGAATACACTTCGCTTATCTACGCTCATCCCGAGTACATTGAAAGCCTTGGCAAATCAACACCGATCGCAGACCACGTGTACGTGGATTTTGAGTTACGGGGCTGTCCTATCAACAAGTACCAGTTGCTGGAAGTGCTTAGCGCTAAGCTGGCAGGCCGCAAACCATGCATTCCGACCTACAGCGTGTGCGTCGAGTGCAAGCGAAAGGGAAACGTGTGTGTTATGGTCGCTCTCGGAGTTCCCTGCCTCGGCCCGGTAACGCAAGCTGGATGTGGTGCGCTGTGCCCATCCTATCAGCGGGGCTGTTTTGCCTGCTTCGGTCCCAAAGAGACACCCAATGCTGAGTCGCTTGCAAGCAAGCTAGAGAAGAGCGGGCAGACTCGTCAGGAAATCGTCCGTGCGTTCAGAGGATTCAATGCATTCGCCGAATCGTTCCGCAAGCAGAGCGAGGCATATGAAAGGTAG
- a CDS encoding hydrogenase maturation protease encodes MRGDTLDIVVIGLGNPHRGDDAVGPEVANMLSQQDHPFLRVCTSMPDATSLLDCWQGADLCFVVDCSVSGSREGAVQRINGLAGGIPERFLNSTSTHTLSVAQGLELGRVLDRLPHRLIIYGIEGVQFSHGAPMSPAVRDAVDRVAAAIIKEIEEITNEVAVE; translated from the coding sequence ATGAGGGGCGACACTCTGGACATTGTTGTCATTGGCTTAGGCAACCCTCACCGTGGTGATGACGCCGTTGGTCCTGAGGTTGCAAACATGCTGTCTCAGCAAGATCATCCGTTCCTGCGCGTCTGCACTTCCATGCCGGATGCGACATCTCTTCTGGATTGCTGGCAGGGGGCTGATCTTTGCTTTGTCGTTGATTGCTCTGTGTCGGGTTCACGCGAGGGAGCTGTCCAGCGAATCAATGGGCTTGCGGGCGGCATTCCGGAGCGATTCCTGAATTCCACCTCAACTCATACGCTGTCAGTAGCTCAAGGGCTGGAGCTTGGTCGTGTTCTGGATAGGTTGCCGCATCGACTAATCATCTACGGCATCGAGGGAGTTCAGTTTTCGCATGGCGCACCGATGAGCCCTGCGGTGCGGGATGCCGTGGATCGAGTCGCTGCTGCCATCATCAAAGAAATCGAAGAAATAACAAATGAGGTGGCTGTTGAGTAG
- a CDS encoding FAD/NAD(P)-binding protein, which produces MEILRPNEDIAIGSAPDAMLPRPYAIRKLTNETHDTFSLELQPDCDDQGFSFSPGQFNMLYVLGVGEVPISISGDPAKPERLTHTLREVGAVTRAMRRLKAGGWLGVRGPYGSSWPISNAERKDVVLVTGGIGLAPLRPVIYHILANRDHYGKIVLLYGARTPDDILYEKELEKWRSRFDLEIHITVDRATGSWCGNVGVVTQLITRSPFDAKNCVAMVCGPEIMMRFTILELERRGVNLDNIYVSMERNMKCGIGLCGHCQVAGSFVCKNGPVYRYDELGNLLMQREV; this is translated from the coding sequence ATGGAAATTCTACGACCAAATGAAGATATAGCAATCGGCTCTGCGCCAGACGCCATGTTGCCGCGACCGTATGCTATTCGAAAGCTGACCAACGAGACGCACGACACCTTCTCGCTTGAACTGCAACCGGATTGTGATGATCAGGGATTTTCATTCTCACCCGGACAGTTCAACATGCTGTATGTGCTGGGCGTTGGTGAAGTACCTATATCGATTAGTGGAGACCCCGCGAAACCTGAGAGATTGACTCATACTCTGCGCGAGGTTGGTGCTGTCACAAGAGCCATGCGACGCCTGAAAGCCGGCGGCTGGCTGGGTGTCAGGGGTCCTTATGGCAGCAGTTGGCCGATCAGCAATGCCGAAAGAAAGGACGTGGTTCTGGTGACCGGAGGCATTGGCCTTGCACCGCTACGTCCGGTAATATATCACATCCTGGCGAATCGTGATCATTACGGCAAGATCGTTCTGCTCTACGGCGCTCGAACGCCCGATGACATTCTGTACGAGAAAGAGCTGGAGAAGTGGCGCTCGCGATTTGATCTTGAGATCCATATTACGGTCGATCGTGCGACAGGGTCATGGTGTGGCAACGTGGGAGTTGTGACGCAGCTAATCACACGTTCTCCGTTCGATGCGAAGAACTGTGTAGCGATGGTGTGCGGACCGGAGATCATGATGCGCTTCACAATACTTGAGTTGGAGAGGCGCGGTGTTAACCTCGACAACATCTATGTATCCATGGAGCGCAATATGAAGTGCGGGATTGGACTGTGTGGCCATTGTCAGGTGGCTGGATCGTTTGTGTGCAAGAACGGGCCGGTTTACCGCTATGATGAATTGGGCAACCTGCTTATGCAGAGGGAAGTATAG
- a CDS encoding nickel-dependent hydrogenase large subunit: protein MKGRSIKVDYLARVEGEGGFQVKIKGNEVTEAKLNIFEPPRFFEAFLRNRHFLEAPDITARICGICPVAYQMSSSYAMEQACGVSVIGPLRDLRRLIYCGEWIESHALHIYMLHAPDFLGYEDAIQLAKDYPDIVGRGLKLKKIGNDLMIKLGGREIHPINPRIGGFYKTPTRKELDSFIEPLEWALDASLETVRWTAKLTFPELERDYEFVSLRHPDEYPICEGRIVSNKGIDIEIADFLKVFEEEHVAHSTSLQARVRDRADYLAGPLARYHNSYDKLPEIARNAAVEAGLGESCRNPFKSISVRAVELVFACTEALRLIGSYSEPDTPYVECTARDAVGHGCTEAPRGLLYHRYHIDNRGLIKSARIVPPTSQNQKAIEADLRSFVQRNLHLPKDELTWQCEQVVRNYDPCISCSCHFLDLQFQKE, encoded by the coding sequence ATGAAAGGTAGAAGCATCAAAGTCGATTACCTTGCCCGCGTGGAAGGGGAGGGTGGCTTCCAGGTCAAGATCAAGGGTAATGAAGTTACCGAAGCCAAACTGAATATCTTTGAGCCGCCACGGTTCTTCGAGGCATTCCTGCGCAATCGCCACTTTCTTGAGGCACCGGATATTACGGCTCGGATATGTGGCATCTGTCCGGTGGCATATCAGATGAGCTCTTCATATGCCATGGAACAGGCTTGCGGCGTCAGTGTCATCGGACCGCTGAGGGATCTGCGCCGTCTGATCTATTGTGGCGAGTGGATTGAATCCCACGCGCTGCATATCTACATGCTGCACGCTCCCGACTTCCTCGGATATGAGGATGCTATTCAGCTTGCGAAAGACTATCCCGACATTGTAGGACGCGGACTGAAGCTCAAGAAGATCGGCAACGATCTCATGATAAAACTGGGCGGACGCGAAATCCATCCTATCAACCCTCGCATCGGCGGGTTTTACAAGACACCCACCAGAAAGGAACTGGACAGTTTCATTGAGCCTCTGGAGTGGGCGCTCGATGCCTCGCTGGAGACTGTGCGCTGGACGGCCAAATTGACGTTTCCTGAGCTGGAGCGGGACTATGAGTTTGTGTCTCTGAGGCATCCGGATGAGTATCCTATTTGTGAAGGAAGAATCGTATCTAACAAGGGCATTGATATAGAGATCGCAGACTTTCTCAAGGTCTTCGAGGAGGAACACGTCGCACACTCAACATCGCTGCAAGCCCGAGTCAGGGACCGGGCCGACTACCTTGCAGGACCTCTGGCGCGCTACCACAATAGTTATGACAAGCTTCCGGAGATTGCTCGAAATGCTGCTGTCGAGGCAGGGCTGGGAGAGTCGTGCCGCAATCCCTTCAAGAGCATCTCTGTGCGTGCGGTCGAGCTGGTATTCGCTTGCACCGAGGCGCTACGACTGATCGGTTCGTATTCGGAACCGGACACGCCATATGTTGAGTGTACTGCTAGAGACGCGGTGGGTCACGGATGCACTGAGGCTCCTCGCGGGCTACTGTACCATAGATATCATATTGACAATCGGGGGCTAATCAAATCGGCTCGCATTGTGCCGCCAACGTCTCAGAATCAGAAGGCAATTGAAGCAGACCTTCGCTCTTTCGTGCAACGCAATCTGCATTTGCCGAAGGACGAACTTACCTGGCAGTGTGAGCAGGTTGTCCGCAATTATGATCCATGTATATCCTGTTCCTGCCACTTCCTCGACCTGCAGTTTCAGAAGGAGTAG
- a CDS encoding cyclic nucleotide-binding domain-containing protein — MENLERILSAHPFLSGMTAQQIEVLVGCASNAVFKPGEFIIREGQPADHFYFIRHGLVQIETHIPQRGALIIRTRHEGEVLGWSWMIPPYRWHFDARVSELTRVIAMDGKCLRDKCDRDHDLGYEIMKRFSLIIAERLEATRLQLMDVYGNSTTK, encoded by the coding sequence ATGGAAAACCTGGAAAGAATCTTGAGCGCGCACCCGTTCCTAAGCGGTATGACCGCGCAGCAAATCGAAGTGCTGGTAGGGTGTGCCTCGAACGCAGTTTTTAAGCCTGGAGAATTCATCATACGAGAGGGACAGCCGGCTGATCATTTCTATTTCATCCGGCACGGACTGGTGCAGATCGAGACCCACATACCGCAGAGGGGAGCGCTAATCATACGAACTCGCCACGAAGGTGAGGTCCTGGGCTGGTCGTGGATGATACCGCCCTATCGGTGGCACTTTGATGCTCGAGTGTCCGAACTTACACGGGTCATCGCGATGGACGGGAAATGCCTGCGAGACAAATGCGATCGTGATCACGACCTGGGTTATGAAATTATGAAGAGATTTTCGCTGATAATCGCGGAGCGACTGGAGGCAACGCGGTTGCAGTTAATGGACGTCTATGGAAATTCTACGACCAAATGA